The DNA region CCGCGGCCTGCGCACGCTGGTCGTCCGCCCCGGGTGCGTCTACGGCGGCGCCGGCGGGCTCACCGCGGCCTGGTTCGACGGCGCGCTCAAGGGAGGCGCGGCGCGGATCGTCGGCCACGGCGAGAACCACTGGGCGATGGTCCACCGGGACGACCTCGCGCGGGTCTACGTCCTCGCCGCCGAATCGTGGCTCGGCGGGGAGACGATCGACGTCGTGGACGGCGCCGAGACGACGGTGCTCGACTGCGCCCGCGCGGCGAGCGAGGCGGTCGGCGCCGGCGGCCGGACCGTCGCGACCGATCTCGACGAGGCGCTCCGCGCGATGGGCCCGATCGCCGAGTGCCTCGCGCTGGACCAGCGGATCGACGGCTCGAAGGTCCGCGGCCTGCTCGGCTGGACGCCGCGCCACCGCGGCTTCGCCGCCGGCGCGGTCCGCTACGCCCGCTCCTTCCGCGCCGCGCCCTGACGTCGTCCGCCGGGCCGAGCGGGCCGCCGCTCCGATCCCGCCGCGCGCCGCCGC from bacterium includes:
- a CDS encoding NAD-dependent epimerase/dehydratase family protein, which produces MNVFVTGAAGFVGSAVAAAFARAGHDVRGLTRNPAKRAFLAAMEVEAVVGSMQSPASYRDVAARCEVLVHAAIEYGPESWSLDRKTIETLLGTARPGAPRLVVYTSGVWVHGESRGRTMDETTPIAPPPFVARRAEHEALVRGADDGRGLRTLVVRPGCVYGGAGGLTAAWFDGALKGGAARIVGHGENHWAMVHRDDLARVYVLAAESWLGGETIDVVDGAETTVLDCARAASEAVGAGGRTVATDLDEALRAMGPIAECLALDQRIDGSKVRGLLGWTPRHRGFAAGAVRYARSFRAAP